From the genome of Populus alba chromosome 10, ASM523922v2, whole genome shotgun sequence, one region includes:
- the LOC118045544 gene encoding uncharacterized protein, which translates to MVYSVEREERVMAMGQERSKPPLHNFDLPFLKWGNQRHLRCMKLPDSSTAAAAVRDNKNETRGGKFPVERHRSRNRSPPTNFGNYDAQRSKAPRERFGGVEEGIDAVREKIMLDLKTAANKMKDKILRKEVSDDDSVVEEEQSLQSQSQTPPGAVVPAADEAPAEQEVRPWNLRTRRAAIGGGGNPISGKVSGNNCSPLRSDSAKSPRLRGDKRDREEKEKERVVFSVPLSKKEIEEDFMAMLGHRPSRRPKKRPRIVQKQMDALFPGLWLSEVTVDNYKVPELPESGKR; encoded by the exons ATGGTGTATTCTgttgaaagagaagagagagttaTGGCCATGGGACAAGAGAGATCAAAACCGCCGCTTCATAATTTTGATCTTCCTTTCTTGAAGTGGGGGAATCAAAGGCATCTCCGTTGCATGAAACTTCCCGACTCCAGTACCGCCGCCGCCGCTGTTCGGGACAACAAGAACGAGACCAGAGGAGGAAAGTTCCCAGTTGAGCGACACCGCAGCAGGAACCGATCTCCACCGACGAATTTTGGCAATTATGATGCCCAGCGGTCCAAGGCTCCGAGGGAGAGATTCGGCGGAGTGGAGGAAGGGATTGATGCGGTGAGGGAGAAGATCATGCTTGATCTGAAAACGGCGGCGAATAAGATGAAAGACAAGATTTTGAGGAAAGAAGTGTCCGATGATGATAGTGTAGTCGAAGAGGAACAATCTCTTCAATCTCAGTCTCAGACTCCGCCTGGGGCCGTGGTTCCGGCGGCTGACGAAGCACCGGCGGAGCAGGAAGTGAGGCCGTGGAACCTGAGGACGAGGAGAGCGGCGATTGGTGGAGGTGGGAATCCAATTTCAGGGAAAGTGAGTGGTAATAACTGTTCGCCTTTGAGAAGCGACAGTGCTAAATCGCCGAGATTAAGAGGAGATAAGAGGGATagagaggagaaggagaaggagagagTGGTGTTTTCGGTGCCGTTATCGAAGAAGGAGATCGAAGAGGATTTCATGGCGATGTTGGGCCATAGACCTTCTCGTAGGCCTAAGAAACGGCCCAGGATTGTGCAGAAGCAGATGGAT GCTTTATTTCCTGGTTTGTGGCTATCGGAGGTTACTGTTGATAATTATAAGGTGCCAGAGTTGCCGGAGAGCGGAAAG AGGTAG
- the LOC118045525 gene encoding glutamine--tRNA ligase, cytoplasmic isoform X3 — protein sequence MAVKEEERLELFLKIGLDERTARNTIANNKVTNNLTAVIHEAGVTEGCNRTIGNLLYTVRLDNLKVATKYPANALIHRPALLGYIVTTKIKTPAQLEAAFSFLSSTASESFELKGFEEACGVGVEVSEEDIERTVNELFEQNKGLILELRYRTNVGDLFGHVRKRLPWADPKIVKKLIDAKLYELLGGRTAADNEKPSKQKKERPAKVEDKKVADDNPVQPPEDLNPFLIFPNPEENFKVHTEIFFSDRPVLQCCNTKEVLDKHLKRTSRKVYTRFPPEPNGYLHIGHAKAMFVSFGLAKERGGCCYLRYDDTNPEAEKKEYIDHIEEIVEWMGWKPFKITYTSDYFQELYELAVELIQRGHAYIDHQTPEEIKEYREKKMNSPWRDRPIAESLKLFEEMRQGMIEEGKATLRMKQDMQSDNGNMYDLIAYRIKFTPHPHSGDKWCIYPSYDYAHCIVDSLEDITHSLCTLEFETRRASYYWLLHVLDLYQPYVWEYSRLNVTNNVMSKRKLNFLVTKKLVDGWDDPRLMTLAGLRRRGVTSTAINAFVRGIGITRSDCCTIRLERLEYHIREELNRTEPRTMVVLQPLKVVITNLDSGLVMDLDAKKWPDASTEDSSAFYKVPFSRVVYIEQSDFRMKDSKDYYGLAPGKSVLLRYAFPIKCTEVVLADDNETIVEIWAEYDHSKKTKPKGVIHWVAEPSREVDPLSIEVKLFDKLFNSENPAELEDWLADVNPKSKMVISGAYAVPSLRDAAIGDRFQFERLGYFVVDKDSTSERLVFNRTVTLRDSYGKSGK from the exons atggcGGTGAAGGAAGAAGAGAGATTGGAGCTGTTCTTGAAGATCGGTCTGGATGAAAGGACTGCTCGTAATACCATTGCTAACAACAAGGTTACCAACAATCTCACTGCTGTTATTCACGAG gCTGGTGTCACAGAGGGATGTAATCGAACAATTGGAAATCTTCTTTACACGGTACGATTAGATAATTTGAA GGTTGCTACCAAATACCCAGCAAATGCCCTCATTCATCGCCCTGCTTTGCTCGGATATATTGTCACCACAAAG atTAAAACCCCAGCGCAACTAGAAGctgcattttcatttttatccagTACTGCTTCAGAGAGTTTTGAGTTGAAGGGATTTGAAGAAGCTTGTGGTGTTG GGGTTGAAGTCTCTGAAGAAGATATTGAGCGGACTGTTAATGAATTATTTGAACAAAACAAGGGATTGATATTGGAGCTCCGTTATCGAACAAATG TGGGAGATCTATTTGGGCATGTCCGCAAGAGGCTTCCATGGGCTGATCCAAAGATTGTCAAG AAACTCATTGATGCAAAATTATATGAATTGCTTGGTGGAAGGACTGCAGCAGATAACGAGAAGCcttcaaaacagaaaaaagaaaggccTGCTAAAGTCGAA GATAAAAAAGTTGCTGATGACAATCCAGTACAGCCACCTGAAGATCTTAATCCATTCTTGATATTTCCCAATCCCGAGGAAAATTTCAAG GTGCATACTGAAATATTCTTCAGTGATCGACCTGTTCTGCAATGCTGCAACACAAAGGAGGTGCTTGATAAGCACCTCAAAAGAACCAGCAGGAAAGTTTATACTCGCTTTCCCCCTGAGCCAAATGGATATCTACACATTGGTCATGCCAag GCAATGTTTGTTAGCTTTGGCCTCGCAAAGGAACGAGGTGGATGCTGCTACCTTAG GTATGATGATACAAACCCTGAAGCTGAAAAGAAAGAATACATTGATCATATTGAAGAGATTGTCGAGTGGATGGGTTGGAAACCATTCAAG ATCACTTACACTAGTGATTATTTTCAAGAGCTTTATGAATTAGCAGTTGAGCTGATACAAAGGGGTCATGCTTATATCGATCACCAG ACACCGGAAGAGATCAAGGAGTATagagaaaagaagatgaacagtcCTTGGAGGGATAGACCTATTGCAgaatctttgaaactttttgaAGAAATGAGACAGGGCATGATTGAAGAAGGCAAAGCGACACTCAGGATGAAGCAGGACATGCAGAGTGATAATGGGAATATGTATGACCTCATTGCTTATCGAATCAAG TTTACTCCACATCCACATTCAGGAGACAAGTGGTGTATCTATCCTAGTTATGACTATGCTCACTGCATTGTGGATTCTCTGGAGGACATCACACATTCg CTCTGCACTCTGGAATTTGAGACCCGGCGTGCTTCATACTACTGGCTGTTACATGTATTGGATCTTTATCAGCCTTATGTGTGGGAATACTCACGACTGAATGTTACCAACAATGTGATGTCAAAGCGGAAG CTAAATTTCCTGGTTACAAAGAAGCTTGTTGATGGTTGGGATGACCCTCGATTGATGACTCTAGCTGGTTTAAGGCGTAGAGGTGTAACTTCAACTGCAATCAATGCTTTTGTCCGAGGAATTGGTATTACTAGAAG TGATTGTTGTACGATACGTTTGGAACGGCTTGAGTATCACATAAGAGAAGAATTAAACAGAACAGAACCCCGTACAATGGTTGTGCTGCAGCCTCTAAAG GTAGTCATTACCAACCTGGACTCTGGGTTGGTTATGGATCTTGATGCTAAAAAATGGCCCGATGCCTCAACAGAAGATTCTTCTGCTTTCTACAAG GTTCCATTTTCCAGAGTTGTATACATTGAACAATCTGATTTTCGGATGAAAGACTCGAAGGACTACTATGGGCTCGCTCCTGGTAAATCTGTCCTGCTCAG GTATGCATTCCCGATAAAGTGCACAGAAGTAGTCCTTGCTGATGATAATGAGACTATTGTTGAGATCTGGGCTGAGTATGATCATTCCAAGAAGACGAAAccaaag GGAGTTATACATTGGGTTGCTGAACCTTCACGGGAAGTTGATCCACTAAGCATAGAAGTTAAATTGTTTGATAAACTATTTAATTCTGAG AATCCTGCAGAACTTGAAGATTGGCTTGCAGATGTGAACCCGAAGTCCAAAATGGTGATATCTGGTGCATATGCTGTACCATCACTGAGAGATGCTGCCATTGGAGACAGATTCCAGTTCGAACGCCTTG GCTACTTTGTGGTTGACAAGGACTCTACTTCTGAGAGGCTTGTCTTTAATCGAACTGTAACACTTAGAGACAGCTATGGTAAGAGCGGGAAGTAG
- the LOC118045613 gene encoding uncharacterized protein gives MAIDVCSEISSAGISPRISFSHDLNQTTDAVSIEDHHHRRLDSSLLDSDFDFCIGNSFVQELSSADELFSNGKILPVEIKKHSISSKGNNHQPQSLTSQPQHQTSTGTTEKKQLKEFLSESLDADEKPASKSFWQFKRSSSLNCDSSRSKGLIRSLHFLSRSNSTGSAPNPPKQAMLSKETQKKPKLQKQASVPSRKPSVPSSAAFYSYNPQQKPPLLRKCGSHGNGFRISPVLNIPPPYISRGAVNPFGLGSLFCNGKVKRKKG, from the coding sequence ATGGCTATAGATGTCTGCTCAGAGATTTCAAGCGCAGGAATTAGTCCAAGAATCTCCTTCTCCCATGATCTCAACCAAACAACAGATGCTGTTTCCATCGAAGATCATCACCATCGCAGACTAGACTCATCTCTGTTGGATTCTGATTTCGATTTCTGCATTGGCAACAGTTTTGTTCAAGAATTGTCCTCTGCTGATGAGCTCTTCTCTAATGGCAAGATCCTGCCTGTTGAGATAAAGAAACATTCCATTTCCTCTAAAGGTAATAATCATCAGCCGCAGTCTTTGACCTCTCAACCTCAGCATCAGACCAGTACCGGGACTACAGAGAAGAAGCAACTGAAAGAATTCTTGTCAGAGAGTCTTGATGCAGATGAAAAACCTGCATCGAAATCTTTTTGGCAGTTCAAGAGAAGCAGCAGTCTGAATTGCGATAGCTCTAGAAGCAAAGGCCTAATTCGATCGCTACACTTTCTTTCCAGAAGTAACTCTACTGGGTCAGCTCCAAATCCTCCAAAACAAGCAATGTTATCCAAGGAGActcaaaaaaaacctaaattgcAGAAACAAGCTTCCGTTCCAAGTCGAAAACCATCGGTGCCTAGTTCTGCTGCATTTTATTCTTACAATCCACAGCAGAAGCCTCCTCTTTTAAGGAAGTGTGGTTCTCATGGGAATGGATTCAGAATCAGTCCTGTCTTGAATATACCACCACCTTACATTTCCAGAGGAGCTGTCAATCCTTTTGGTCTTGGCTCACTGTTTTGTAACGGTAAGGTTAAAAGGAAGAAGGGTTAG
- the LOC118045525 gene encoding glutamine--tRNA ligase isoform X2 — protein MNSPWRDRPIAESLKLFEEMRQGMIEEGKATLRMKQDMQSDNGNMYDLIAYRIKFTPHPHSGDKWCIYPSYDYAHCIVDSLEDITHSLCTLEFETRRASYYWLLHVLDLYQPYVWEYSRLNVTNNVMSKRKLNFLVTKKLVDGWDDPRLMTLAGLRRRGVTSTAINAFVRGIGITRSDCCTIRLERLEYHIREELNRTEPRTMVVLQPLKVVITNLDSGLVMDLDAKKWPDASTEDSSAFYKVPFSRVVYIEQSDFRMKDSKDYYGLAPGKSVLLRYAFPIKCTEVVLADDNETIVEIWAEYDHSKKTKPKGVIHWVAEPSREVDPLSIEVKLFDKLFNSENPAELEDWLADVNPKSKMVISGAYAVPSLRDAAIGDRFQFERLGYFVVDKDSTSERLVFNRTVTLRDSYGKSGK, from the exons atgaacagtcCTTGGAGGGATAGACCTATTGCAgaatctttgaaactttttgaAGAAATGAGACAGGGCATGATTGAAGAAGGCAAAGCGACACTCAGGATGAAGCAGGACATGCAGAGTGATAATGGGAATATGTATGACCTCATTGCTTATCGAATCAAG TTTACTCCACATCCACATTCAGGAGACAAGTGGTGTATCTATCCTAGTTATGACTATGCTCACTGCATTGTGGATTCTCTGGAGGACATCACACATTCg CTCTGCACTCTGGAATTTGAGACCCGGCGTGCTTCATACTACTGGCTGTTACATGTATTGGATCTTTATCAGCCTTATGTGTGGGAATACTCACGACTGAATGTTACCAACAATGTGATGTCAAAGCGGAAG CTAAATTTCCTGGTTACAAAGAAGCTTGTTGATGGTTGGGATGACCCTCGATTGATGACTCTAGCTGGTTTAAGGCGTAGAGGTGTAACTTCAACTGCAATCAATGCTTTTGTCCGAGGAATTGGTATTACTAGAAG TGATTGTTGTACGATACGTTTGGAACGGCTTGAGTATCACATAAGAGAAGAATTAAACAGAACAGAACCCCGTACAATGGTTGTGCTGCAGCCTCTAAAG GTAGTCATTACCAACCTGGACTCTGGGTTGGTTATGGATCTTGATGCTAAAAAATGGCCCGATGCCTCAACAGAAGATTCTTCTGCTTTCTACAAG GTTCCATTTTCCAGAGTTGTATACATTGAACAATCTGATTTTCGGATGAAAGACTCGAAGGACTACTATGGGCTCGCTCCTGGTAAATCTGTCCTGCTCAG GTATGCATTCCCGATAAAGTGCACAGAAGTAGTCCTTGCTGATGATAATGAGACTATTGTTGAGATCTGGGCTGAGTATGATCATTCCAAGAAGACGAAAccaaag GGAGTTATACATTGGGTTGCTGAACCTTCACGGGAAGTTGATCCACTAAGCATAGAAGTTAAATTGTTTGATAAACTATTTAATTCTGAG AATCCTGCAGAACTTGAAGATTGGCTTGCAGATGTGAACCCGAAGTCCAAAATGGTGATATCTGGTGCATATGCTGTACCATCACTGAGAGATGCTGCCATTGGAGACAGATTCCAGTTCGAACGCCTTG GCTACTTTGTGGTTGACAAGGACTCTACTTCTGAGAGGCTTGTCTTTAATCGAACTGTAACACTTAGAGACAGCTATGGTAAGAGCGGGAAGTAG
- the LOC118045634 gene encoding transcription factor MYB62: protein MRASMLGVTRRICNSREEEGELRRGPWTLEEDTLLIRYIARNGEGRWNMLAKCAGLKRTGKSCRLRWLNYLKPDVKRGNLTPQEQLLILELHSKWGNRWSKIAQHLPGRTDNEIKNYWRTKVQKEARQLNIEATSTKFLDAVRSFWMPRLLQKMEQDSYSSSLTTLDSQSQADHGVRFPSSNSTVPSSLSTLLCPPESKLARFSNLGSENSSSVTSPHVLSANSDTISPHPEILENPTCSPLHGDTFYNNLILSDTCYEEGSCYDLAGFNQASAGMGTYDNSPLECQMAEGNWVSDGMEDTLWVMDDMWQFRDLRETGI, encoded by the exons atgagagcATCAATGCTTGGTGTTACCAGGAGGATTTGCAATTCTAGGGAAGAGGAAGGTGAGCTAAGAAGAGGTCCATGGACTCTTGAAGAAGACACTTTGCTTATTCGTTACATTGCTCGTAATGGTGAAGGTCGTTGGAACATGTTAGCAAAATGCGCAG GACTGAAGAGAACCGGAAAGAGTTGCAGGTTGAGATGGCTGAATTACCTAAAACCTGACGTCAAGCGTGGAAATCTTACTCCACAAGAACAGCTTTTGATTCTTGAACTGCATTCCAAGTGGGGTAACAG GTGGTCAAAGATTGCACAACATCTGCCTGGAAGAACAGACAACGAAATCAAGAATTATTGGAGGACAAAGGTGCAGAAAGAGGCACGCCAACTTAACATTGAGGCTACTAGTACGAAGTTTCTTGATGCTGTTAGGAGTTTTTGGATGCCGAGATTGCTTCAAAAAATGGAGCAggattcttattcttcttccttGACAACACTTGACTCACAGTCACAAGCTGATCATGGAGTCAGGTTTCCATCATCCAATTCCACAGTTCCCAGTTCGTTGTCAACGTTGTTGTGTCCTCCAGAAAGCAAATTGGCAcgcttttcaaatcttggcagTGAAAATTCAAGTTCAGTCACCAGCCCTCATGTTCTTTCTGCAAATTCCGATACAATCTCACCGCACCCTGAAATTCTTGAAAACCCAACTTGTTCGCCTCTCCATGGCGATACTTTCTACAACAACTTAATTTTGAGTGACACCTGCTATGAGGAGGGCAGTTGCTATGACCTAGCTGGATTCAATCAGGCTTCTGCTGGAATGGGCACTTATGACAATTCACCATTGGAATGCCAGATGGCAGAAGGCAATTGGGTGTCTGATGGCATGGAAGATACTTTATGGGTTATGGACGACATGTGGCAGTTTAGGGACTTGAGAGAAACAGGCATCTAG
- the LOC118045525 gene encoding glutamine--tRNA ligase, cytoplasmic isoform X1 yields the protein MFVSFGLAKERGGCCYLRYDDTNPEAEKKEYIDHIEEIVEWMGWKPFKITYTSDYFQELYELAVELIQRGHAYIDHQTPEEIKEYREKKMNSPWRDRPIAESLKLFEEMRQGMIEEGKATLRMKQDMQSDNGNMYDLIAYRIKFTPHPHSGDKWCIYPSYDYAHCIVDSLEDITHSLCTLEFETRRASYYWLLHVLDLYQPYVWEYSRLNVTNNVMSKRKLNFLVTKKLVDGWDDPRLMTLAGLRRRGVTSTAINAFVRGIGITRSDCCTIRLERLEYHIREELNRTEPRTMVVLQPLKVVITNLDSGLVMDLDAKKWPDASTEDSSAFYKVPFSRVVYIEQSDFRMKDSKDYYGLAPGKSVLLRYAFPIKCTEVVLADDNETIVEIWAEYDHSKKTKPKGVIHWVAEPSREVDPLSIEVKLFDKLFNSENPAELEDWLADVNPKSKMVISGAYAVPSLRDAAIGDRFQFERLGYFVVDKDSTSERLVFNRTVTLRDSYGKSGK from the exons ATGTTTGTTAGCTTTGGCCTCGCAAAGGAACGAGGTGGATGCTGCTACCTTAG GTATGATGATACAAACCCTGAAGCTGAAAAGAAAGAATACATTGATCATATTGAAGAGATTGTCGAGTGGATGGGTTGGAAACCATTCAAG ATCACTTACACTAGTGATTATTTTCAAGAGCTTTATGAATTAGCAGTTGAGCTGATACAAAGGGGTCATGCTTATATCGATCACCAG ACACCGGAAGAGATCAAGGAGTATagagaaaagaagatgaacagtcCTTGGAGGGATAGACCTATTGCAgaatctttgaaactttttgaAGAAATGAGACAGGGCATGATTGAAGAAGGCAAAGCGACACTCAGGATGAAGCAGGACATGCAGAGTGATAATGGGAATATGTATGACCTCATTGCTTATCGAATCAAG TTTACTCCACATCCACATTCAGGAGACAAGTGGTGTATCTATCCTAGTTATGACTATGCTCACTGCATTGTGGATTCTCTGGAGGACATCACACATTCg CTCTGCACTCTGGAATTTGAGACCCGGCGTGCTTCATACTACTGGCTGTTACATGTATTGGATCTTTATCAGCCTTATGTGTGGGAATACTCACGACTGAATGTTACCAACAATGTGATGTCAAAGCGGAAG CTAAATTTCCTGGTTACAAAGAAGCTTGTTGATGGTTGGGATGACCCTCGATTGATGACTCTAGCTGGTTTAAGGCGTAGAGGTGTAACTTCAACTGCAATCAATGCTTTTGTCCGAGGAATTGGTATTACTAGAAG TGATTGTTGTACGATACGTTTGGAACGGCTTGAGTATCACATAAGAGAAGAATTAAACAGAACAGAACCCCGTACAATGGTTGTGCTGCAGCCTCTAAAG GTAGTCATTACCAACCTGGACTCTGGGTTGGTTATGGATCTTGATGCTAAAAAATGGCCCGATGCCTCAACAGAAGATTCTTCTGCTTTCTACAAG GTTCCATTTTCCAGAGTTGTATACATTGAACAATCTGATTTTCGGATGAAAGACTCGAAGGACTACTATGGGCTCGCTCCTGGTAAATCTGTCCTGCTCAG GTATGCATTCCCGATAAAGTGCACAGAAGTAGTCCTTGCTGATGATAATGAGACTATTGTTGAGATCTGGGCTGAGTATGATCATTCCAAGAAGACGAAAccaaag GGAGTTATACATTGGGTTGCTGAACCTTCACGGGAAGTTGATCCACTAAGCATAGAAGTTAAATTGTTTGATAAACTATTTAATTCTGAG AATCCTGCAGAACTTGAAGATTGGCTTGCAGATGTGAACCCGAAGTCCAAAATGGTGATATCTGGTGCATATGCTGTACCATCACTGAGAGATGCTGCCATTGGAGACAGATTCCAGTTCGAACGCCTTG GCTACTTTGTGGTTGACAAGGACTCTACTTCTGAGAGGCTTGTCTTTAATCGAACTGTAACACTTAGAGACAGCTATGGTAAGAGCGGGAAGTAG